CTTGTCCGCGGCAACTGGACGCGCGCCCTCTCCATGGCAACCGCAGCCAGAGCTTCGCTAGTCGCCATGACTAACCTGCAATCAGCCGCGGCGGCGACGAGTTTGTGCTGGAGCTCAGGGTTGCTGGAACCAGGTTATTTTTTTGCTGGATCCACCCACTTTTTTTGCTACAACCCCTTTCTTTTTTGCTACCATCCCCATTCGATTTGATGAACTCTTTTCCTTTTTGCTGGAACCGGTGTCCCGATTTGCGGGAAGCATTTGGTGGACGTGCTGCAAGGTTGACAGCTCGCCGGAGGAAGCTGCATCTAGCGGCGAGGAGGGCTGCATCCAACGTCGTTCAAACGCCGGGAGTTGCAACCATGTACGCCGGAGCTACAACCGGTGACCGGGGGTGTTGCAAGAGGGAGTGGCCGTTTTTGCTGATGCGTCTTTTTTTGGTGAACCAattttttttgctggaaccgatGAATTTCTTTGCTGGAATAGATATAATTTTTTGCTTCATCGGCTGCAGAGCTCTCAAATGTTTCCTGTCATTTTTGCTAGAAGCGTTGTTCGATTTTGCTGGAAGCGTTGTTCGTTTTTGCTTCAACCGACCACCGGAGTTCTGTAGGTACGATGCATGTCGATGGAGGCCAGCAGAGACGGCGACGCCTGCGCCGAGCTCGACGACGGGGACAAAAGGGGGTGGGGGACCAGACGCTGCAACCGCGGGAGCGGGAGGGGGGAGCGGCGAGCTCACCGGGAGCGCACGCACAACGGTGGAAGGAGGATTGGCTGGGTGGGGGCGTTTTTTCTGGAAGCTTTGACCGAAGGAAGAACGAGTCGAGGGTAGAGTTGCCAGATCGGACGGTTCCGGCTCGCTACATTGGGCGGTTGGCGTTCGACCGGCCCAAGTtgggccggtgcgccggcgcagATCACCGCCCTTATGTTAAGTTAGATATTAGGAGTTAGAGATGTGATAGGTTTAAACCATGTATGACTTGTCCTATACTCCAAATCTCTCTCCCTCATATTATATTCTATAAATACCCCTACAAGGGTCAGATTAATAGAACAACATATTCACATACCCATTCTATACTTTCCACACCGACGACGGTCAAACCGGCGAACACACGGTCTGACAGGTGAAAACCTGGACCGTCTGGCTCACCGGTTCCACAACCGGCCCTGTTTTTTAAACTAAGCGTGAAACATTCCTCGGTCATTGACATGGTGCACGATTTTTGTAACTAAAAAGAAGTCTAAACCATGATGTAAGAAAATCTCGAATGGCATAGCGGATCGGCTCATTAGGTGGCAGCCACCTATGCTGAGATACGCGGCTGCGAGCAAGCTCACCAAACGAATAATAAATCAAGCGACGCGCTTACCATCCATCATCgtcgcttcttctcctcctcgCCCACATTCTTGCAGCCTCATTCATCGCAAGAATTGCAGCTCCCAAGCAGCACCATCGCCACGCTTGATCCGACCCCGCGCAGCAATGCGGGACCTGTCCTGCTTCGGCGACGGCTCTGTCGCAGTCTCTGCCGCGTCGGCGGCCTCTGTCTCCGGCCGCGGCTGCACGCTCGACCGCTCGCTGCAGGCGGCGACCACCAGCGTGTACAACGCGTCTCTGTCCTCCGGCaaggggatcctcatccgggtCACGTGGAGCCGGAGCACCGTCGGAGCCCCGGGGCTCACCGTCGCCTTCGACAACGAAGGTCTCCTCTCGCTGTCGTCGTCGAGGATCGCCACCCAGCAGCACGTGCTGCGGAAGAAACGCGGAAGCAGGTCCATCGTCACCGATTCCGGCACGGCCGTCGGCGTCCATTGGGACGTCACGGCGGCCGAGTACTCCTCCTCCCCGGAGCCCTCCGGCGGCGACTACTACCTCGCGGTCGTCGCAGACGCCGAGCTCGCCCTCCTCCTCGGCGCGGGCGACCTATCCCGCCGATTCGCCTCCGCTCCTGCCGCCGCCACCGGGCACCTCGTGAGCCGGCGCGAGCAGCTGCGCTGCGGCGACGCCGAGGCCACGGCCGCGCACGCCACCCGGTGCAGGTTCCGCGAGGGCGGGGAGGAGCACGAGGTGGCGGTGCGCGCGTGCGGCGGCAGGGGCGGGGTGGAGGGAGAGGTGCGCGTCAGCATCGACGGAGAGGAGGTGGCGGGGGTGCGGCGAGTTGGGTGGGGATTCCGCGGCAACCGCGCGGTCCTGCTGGCCGACGGGGAGGTGGTTGACGTCATGTGGGATGTGCACGACTGGTGGTTTggccgccgcggcggcggcgccggggcgCAGTTCatggtgaggtcgagggcggagGAGGGGAGACTGTGGATGGCCGACCAGCCGTCGGCAGCGCCGCCCGGCGGCTTCTTCTTGCATGTGCAGTGCTACCGGCGTTGATGGTTGACTTCCTTGCAACAACCATTTCATTTCATGATTTTCTATATTGAGTTGCTCATTCTATCAATGTACCTCGTTCATGAAATACGTGTAGATATTGTTCATTACCATAGCCAACACCGAGAGTTTGAAACAAACATAGGGTCTCAACTTTTACAAACAAACCAGTCAAATGAAAACTCACATATAATCAATCtatttcatgaataaaaattgtACTATAAATACATCAGCTGCACATAATAAAGCGCAACCAGTGTAGATTTTTATTGTTGTTGGCAAAAACAGTGTAGATTAAAAGTGCAACTGCAGAGCAAAATACAAGAATAGAGTGGTCGTGTAAATAGCAATCAAATGTACATGATTGTACATAACAAAATACAATAGCTGCACGTTTTTAGAAATTAGCAGCTTATTTAACTTATAAACCTTGAAGAACCGCTAGGCAGGATGAAGCCAGCCACGTCGCCTTTAAATACTCGTGCCACCGCCTGTAAATTCCTTGTCCCGCCAAGGGCATTTTAGTCATTTCACCTTTTGGTATAAATCCCAGCAGCTCCCGTGCAATgtagaaccctagccgcctcccCATCTGCTGCCCCGCCCGACCCACTCACCCCGCCGCTCCGCCCGTCCCGCTCGCCCCCTTCCCAGCCGCTCGCCCCGCCCGTCCCGCTCGcctccccctcctcgtcgcccccctccttctcctcccatcgccgcccctcctccttcgcccctcccccaccccctccccccctcccCAGCATCTCATCCGCCCCGGGTGCGGGGGCGAGCTGCTGCACCCACTCCCCTCCTCCAactcccccacccctcctccaATGGAGAGAGGCGTCGTGCCTATTGCCAGGACGGGACATGGGGGTGGAGGCGAGGGAGAGAGCGGGTGTTGCTGAAGAAGCTAGGGAGGCAAGACGAGGGCGGCGTGGCGTTCCGTGGCCGCGGTGGCCGGAGGGGcggctccacgtcgcggtgtatGAGGTGCCTAGAGGAGGATGTCGCGGCAGGTTAAACTCCTCTCCCGTTGTAGAGCAGTCCGCAGTGTCGTCACCGTCGTCCTTGCCTTCGAGCCATCCGtgacgccgtcgccgtcgcctagAGGACGCCGGTAGGAAGCAGCAGCTCGCCGTTTCCTTGGTCCCCGCTGACGCCAAGCGAGAAGAGAAGGTGAGATCGAATTCGTCTGATCTTTCTTTTTCCCTGTCCCTCCCATGAATTTTCCCGGATCTTGGTGAGCTCCTCAACCACCAGATTTTGCGTGTTCTGTGAATCCAATCCTTCCGCCTGCAGGGGGTGCTTTGGGGTTTCTGTAGGGACGAGGAGAGGATTTGTGATGCGCATCGCCGCCCCTCACTCTTTCTCTCGACTCAAtctcatttttttcttctaaaCAGTCAAATTACCAGTTAGTTTAACTGTACTGAGCGACCAAGAAAAATGTGCAGGCTTCTCTTTGTATCCCATGCACGTGTGCTGTAGTTGTAGCAAGAAAATTCTTCGGATTTCCCTGGCAATCTGTCAGTTTAGCTTCAGGCATTCCTTTGTATCATTCAGACTTATAGTAATTTTCTTACTTTCTGTGGGCACGTGTACTGTAGGTGTAGTAAATTGGACAAGCTACACCGCTAATGTCGGGTGTATGGAGCTCAGGAAGGCTATCTGCAACAAGCTTCAGGGTACGTGCACACGGATGCATTTCTTATTTTCAGAATATCCATATTGAATAAGTAGTCTAATTGACTTCTTTGTTGCTCGGTTATCGATATGCAGAGGATAATGGTCTAACCTATAGCCCAGATCATGTGCTAGCGAccaatggggctaagcaatgcaCTACACACGCTGTTCTTGATGTTCTCTCATGTGGTGATGAGGTAAAGTTATCATCTTTGTATATCACAATTTTTTAGGATAAACACTTTTCATTCTAGATTAGATAATACCATGAAAATAGCAGCACCAAGTGTTTATCCTGTAGTCCTTTTTGTTGTTCCATGTTCTTAAAATTTAGCAAACTGCTTCATTTTCTTTTAAACTGCAATTTTTGTTTGGGTCTTCCATGCTTTGTCATTAACTCATGATGTGGATGATGCAGCGCCATGGATTAGTTCCTGCTGTAGGAGAGAGAGAAgatgagagggagagagagaaggaaggagaggagggagaaagagagaggaaagaGTAGCTGGAGGTGCGTCGACCGACGTCGGCATGTGCGGGCAAGGTTGGGCGGGACCGGGCGGTTGGCTGCGGCTCCGTGGTTTCAGATGGGGCACCGTGGGGAGCCAAGGAGGCGGCTTGGCCCAGCCATGGCGTTGGTGCTGCGGAGCGCCGCCTCGCGCTACTTCGTCGTCGACACTGCGGGCTTCGCCACCGCCTACGCGATGCCGCCCCAGGGGGATCAGCAGCAGCCCCCCTCGCTGTAGGGGCCCAGCCAGCAGGTCGGGGCCAAGCTGGGGCCCTGCGCCGAGTGCAGCGCCACCGGCACCAAGAAGTGCTCCGGGTGCAAGCGCATGCATATTGGTGCGCCCCCATCCCCCGCCCTCGTCCCCCTCCCTATTTCTTGGTATGACATGGTTGTGTGCGTCATGATCTTGCATTGCCGCCGAGTCCCTGCGGAATCGTGGCGCCCCCTTTCTGTAATTCGTTGCTTGATGCGTGCAATTGTGCCGGGATCCTCCACCGTTCTTGTCCCTACCCCCGGTGTCCATGAATGTTGATTGTGATTTCTGTCGTTTCTTGGATGCTTTGGGAAATTGGGTCTTACCTTACCCCTGTTGTCCATTATTGCAAAATTGTGATTTTGCTCTTGCTTCTTGGATGCTTGGGTAATTCGGTGTTAGGTTCAGTGATTTTAGTGGTTCTTGAGGATCCAAGACATACATAGTAGATGGGAACCTCTGTTCTTGTGAGGTTATTGAGTGGTGATCATGCGGTTTGGTGTTCTCGTGAGATAAGTGCCTTCTTGCGGGCCCCTTGCATCTTATTTGTGCGATTTGCTGCCTCGTCTTCTGCTATGCGTTTGCTCATTGTGTTTGTTCCTAGGTGAGCCTCTCTTTTTTTCCCATGCTCTTGACCTGCTCGATAAAATGCTTGTGTGGCTGCAAGCTATTTTCTGCCTTGGGTTAGATTCCTTTTGGTTTTTTGACAAACATGTGAATTACTCCTGAGTGAAAAAATGgaagagaagaggagaggaggaatTACTTCGTATGTTTACGCAGCATGAAATTTCTAAAGTTAGTTTACAACTTTTTAGTCAATTTTGGTTGTCTTGTAAAGTAAAAAAAACAAGTAAATAATTTGCATATTCGCTAAGTAAATTGGTATTCTGTTCGTTGGGTCCATCTAATCACTTTCTCGTGCATCCAGGTCGGCACTGCTGTTGTCACCGGGCAGAATGGCCGACTGGCCATGGGCAGGCTCGGAGCCCTCTGCGAGCAGGTAACTGAATTTTCTGACCAAGGAGCTTTCTAAACCTGTAAAAAAATCATTCTGACAGCTGCTGACCGGTAAATATGTGGAACTGTTTCAGGTGAAGAAGCTTAATTTCCAAGGGTATGAGGTGATTCTGTTCGCCTCCGGCGCCGTTGGCATCGGGAGGCAGAGGATCAAGTACCGAAAGCTCATCAACAGCCATGTTGCAGAGAGTTTTTTCTCACAGCAGTTTACTGACGGGCATTGCCTCTGGTTATCGTCACTGCTTGTGTGCTGATAATTCTCCTTGCTTGAAGTTTTGCCGATCTGCAGAACCCACAGTTGGACCTGGATGGGAAGGCCTGCGCTGCCGTCGGCCAGAGTGGCCTCATGGCTATCTACGATACACTGTTTAGCCAAGTGGGTTTGCTAACTGTTGTTCTttcttttgttgttgttgttgttgaggtTAACGGTTTCTGACATCAAACTTACCTTACCGCAGCTTGATGTGACATTGTCTTAGCTTCTTGTTATAGATCGTGATTTCCGGGATCCAAGTTTTGGGCTCCAGCTTCATGAGACTGAATTTTGTTCAAGGTAAAACCAGCCAAGCCGAAGATTGCTACAATCCTAATTTCTTTTGCAATATATAGTTGAGAGGACTCGCCCCTGCTACTGTCACTATGGTTGCTATTGCCGATTATAAAAATTATATTCTTCTATGCTTTAGTGAAGTTGGGAGGAAAGTGTTGTGGAAAGGCAGAAGCTTTTGTAGTTGTGTTGTTCTTAATAATGGCATTGAAGGCCCAAAAACATAGATTTGGATAGGTTTTATCTATGTAAAAACACAAAAGAAGAGCTGCATGATATTTATTTCTCCTGGAGTTTCTTCTTATCAAATAATTCAAATCTAATTTACACTTCATAAAATATTACATGTCAGACTCTGAAACTTGTTGAAAACAATGTTTGTTTGGTTGTCGAAAAACAAAGCAGTTTTCTGAACCCTGCTACTATCACTATGGTTGTTATTTTCATTTTTGTTGCATAACAGTTCTCTCATGGTGTTTCTATTAGCTGCGAGGAACGTTGGGCTAGCTTTTGTCTTGAGTCTCTTAGGTGTTATTGAGAGGTTGTACTTGCCAGTGAGCTAAATGGCCCGTTGGAACAATGTGACTGCTTGTTTGACCTTTTAAAATGGTTTGGTGGTGCAGATAAGTTTGGTCACAGCCCATTGGATTTAGATTTTAGGAGCCGTGTGAAACAATTTCTTAGGTAGGTTTTCTTTTTCTTAGGCATGCATATAGGTAGCATGGGAAACAATTTCTCGAATAGGTTTATTTGTTTGTTATTATATTTGGATActtattttctgatttttttaggTTCTCTGTATAACATGGTAAAGTTGCTGGTATGATTTTGGAAGCAACACTGATTTTTTTCTGTCAACTTTGTGTACAGGCTAGCAGTGAAAATTTTATTTGTAAAATATGGCGATCCCTATAGTGGTATTTCTGAAGCTTCGCTATGCTTGCTTTCCCACCAACAAGCAGTAATCCAATCACTGGTGCACCAGGTACTATATCATGTGAGAAAATCGAACTGCTCATTAATAAGACAGGATTTTCGCTCACATTTATCATGCTTCGCCACTCACAAATAAATACTTGGGCAATTGCTTTGTTTTATATTGCGAGCCTTAATTTGCGGTGGTAGTAGCATTTGCGTTTATTTGAAAACCAGCACTGAATCACCATTATGCCTTACAGTTACAGTGGCTCTTTTTTATATTGTATTTGCTGTTAATATGGTATCTTCTAAACTATGTTACATAATTTTCAGTTGTGTTTATACTACATTCTTTTATAAATTTACAGCAGCCATCCACCAAGACGATGCTGACAGCCAAAGAAAGCTCCTTCCCCACCGCTGACAGCCGAAACCGCTCTTGTGCTCATCAATGTCCCTTTCACCTCTCTAACCTCTGTGTTGACTCCGTCTGGTTCTAGGCCAATTAaggttttttttgttttgtttttgcttCCATTCTGTTTGATTTAAGTGTGGTGGTCAGATCCTCTTCAGATGTCCAGTTGAGACACCTACCcatttcttctctcttttttctcttgagaggagaggagaggatgCTAACTAGCGAAGTACTATACTACTACATTTCAAACCATAATAAGGTCCTTCGGTAAAAACAAAACAAGATTTGCAGCGTCGCAGTAGCAAAATTCCAGCATCCACTAGCCACACAAAAAAGTATGAGAGGAATTCAAGGATTAGTTTATTATTAACCTATGTAGTGTATGCACTGGTAGTTGATGGAGTTTCAAGCAACAAGCATGGAGCACCTTCCTCTTTCTATCATGTCACTTACCTGATAATTTGGTAATTCTCTCTGTAATGTCATTCATATACCTGATAAAGCCAATTTCTTTGGGGCTCTCTGTCATTCATATGTTCAGTGATGCAATCTGAATTATTATGTAGAGGTTACTCCAGTCCTCACTATTCTTCTATTTGTCTCTGTTTAGTGTTTTACTTTTTTATCAGCGGCATAATAGATAACCATATCTACATTTGTCTCTATTTTCTGTCAGGTTAGTCAATGTATAGGACTGCGCTTTTGTGTGTCCTTTCCTTCAAGCTGTTCAGGAGAAGAGAGGAGCGAGGCCTCGATCCAGACTCAGGAGGAGGAGAAGACGAGGAGCAACACCTATTTTTATTGTCCGTCAAGCCCCATTATACTTTGCGGTTCCAGCCACCTGATCACTAACCTGAATGAGTAAGTAGACCATTATATATGATGGTCTTGCTTCCTTTTGTGATCATGTATCTATGTTTGATCCGGTGAGAAAAGGCGGCTTCCAAGCAGAGGATGCGGCAGTGTTGGCCACGTTTGGTTTTTATAAGCTAATAATCTATCCCTTCCTATCTACTTCCTTTGTGTACCACGTTGTAACTAATCATCTATGTACCAATAGTAAAAACTTGGGTGTCTGAATATTCTCACAATAGTTGTCTCCCTCTCGCCCTTTGCGCCATTGGCGCAACGAGTCATCTAGTGTATATTAAATGAACAACTGCGCAT
This sequence is a window from Aegilops tauschii subsp. strangulata cultivar AL8/78 chromosome 7, Aet v6.0, whole genome shotgun sequence. Protein-coding genes within it:
- the LOC109741008 gene encoding uncharacterized protein: MLRYAAASKLTKRIINQATRLPSIIVASSPPRPHSCSLIHRKNCSSQAAPSPRLIRPRAAMRDLSCFGDGSVAVSAASAASVSGRGCTLDRSLQAATTSVYNASLSSGKGILIRVTWSRSTVGAPGLTVAFDNEGLLSLSSSRIATQQHVLRKKRGSRSIVTDSGTAVGVHWDVTAAEYSSSPEPSGGDYYLAVVADAELALLLGAGDLSRRFASAPAAATGHLVSRREQLRCGDAEATAAHATRCRFREGGEEHEVAVRACGGRGGVEGEVRVSIDGEEVAGVRRVGWGFRGNRAVLLADGEVVDVMWDVHDWWFGRRGGGAGAQFMVRSRAEEGRLWMADQPSAAPPGGFFLHVQCYRR